GAGTCCTCGAGGTCGCCCACAAAGACTTCCAAAGCATGGGGCTCATCATCGATGCCTTTACTGTCCGCCAGATAAGCGACAAACAGGGGTACATGGACGCCCTGGGCCGCAAGTCCGCGGCCGAGGTCAAGAGGAACGCCCAGATCGGTGAAGCGGAAGCCCTTGACCGTGACGCCACCCAGAGCCAGTCCCTGGCCCGCCAGGCAGGACAGGTCACCAAAGCCGAAACGGAAGCCGCCATCGCCGAGGCTAACCGGAACCGCGACGTCAAGATGCAGGAATACAACGCCACCGTCGAAATCGCCAGGGCGAAGGCCGGCCAGGCCGGTCCCCGGGCGGAAGCGGAAGCCAAGCAGGACGTCATCGCCGCCCAAACCGATTTGGCGAAGAGGGAAGCTATCCGCAAGGAAGCCGAACTCAACGCCACCGTCATCAAGACCGCCGAGGCGGAAAGACAGCGGACGATCATCAACGCCGAAGCCGCCAGGCAATCCCAGATCGTCCAGGCAGAGGGCGAGAAGGCCTCCCGGGTCCTCAAAGCCGAAGCCGACCAGAAGGAACGTGAACAGGAAGGTCTCGGCGAAGCGGCGAAGATCCGCAACGTCGGCATGGCGGATGGCGAAGCCAGCAAGGCCAAAGGCCTAGGCGAAGCGGAGGCCATCAGGGCGAAACTCCTGGCCGAAGCCGAAGGCCTCCATAAGAAAGCCGAAGCGATGAAAGCCTTCAACGACGCCGGCATGAACCTCCAGATCGCGACATCGCTCATCGCCGTGCTGCCGGAGATCGTCAAAGCGGCGACGTCGCCCCTGGCCAGCGTCAAGGACATCCGCATCATGGATTTCGGCGGAGCAAACACCGACGGCCACGGCGGCCCGGTGGACAAGCTTCTCAACATCACCCCTCAATCCCTGATGGTTGCCAACGAGGCCTTGAAGAATACGATCGGCATGGACCTGACCGAAATGATCAAGCTTATCCGTACGGGCAAGACCGACGAAGTCCTCAAGATGGCGGAGGGGAAGACCGAGACGGAGTAGCGACGACACGAACATTAAAAAAGAGCCCTCTTTCGAGAGGGCTCTTTTTGTTTTGGCGCTGTGGCAGTGGGGTGGGGAAATTTATTTTTGGGGACTGTATTGAAAGGATAATGGGCTGGGTATATTATTGCTCGTTAATATTACCCTAAATTTGGCGCGTCAAACTTTACGATGGGTGCGGATTTCAGGAGTTACAAATGGAATTACGCGATGCCGAGACTGCAACTGAACAACTACTTACTTCCGGAATTGTCAGCGAGAATGAAAATGTCATTCATTATTATGGAGGTAGCTTATCTCTTGGGGCAGGTTGGAGCGGAGGATACGCGTTTATTACCGAAAAGAGGTTAATATTCGGACGCCAAGCTCAAGGCTGGTCTTCACGAGGGATTGATCTCATCTTCGAATGTGAACTCGGAGATATCCTGAGTGTTTCTACTAACGGTTGGTTTGATAAAAGAGCCAATTTTGCTGTCAAGCAAAATGGTCAAATT
This is a stretch of genomic DNA from Dehalogenimonas etheniformans. It encodes these proteins:
- a CDS encoding SPFH domain-containing protein, with amino-acid sequence MPSSGVAIAILAIVIAILLIMALVASRYQKVAPNEVLVIAGRKRVTQDSAGNPVVMGHRIVKGGGTFVYPVLEKVNRLSLNAMAIDVTTADVYTKNGVPVTVDSVIVMKIGGDDLSISAAAERFLGFKPEEIKHVAQEVLGGHLRSICSTMTPEDINADRTTFQQRVLEVAHKDFQSMGLIIDAFTVRQISDKQGYMDALGRKSAAEVKRNAQIGEAEALDRDATQSQSLARQAGQVTKAETEAAIAEANRNRDVKMQEYNATVEIARAKAGQAGPRAEAEAKQDVIAAQTDLAKREAIRKEAELNATVIKTAEAERQRTIINAEAARQSQIVQAEGEKASRVLKAEADQKEREQEGLGEAAKIRNVGMADGEASKAKGLGEAEAIRAKLLAEAEGLHKKAEAMKAFNDAGMNLQIATSLIAVLPEIVKAATSPLASVKDIRIMDFGGANTDGHGGPVDKLLNITPQSLMVANEALKNTIGMDLTEMIKLIRTGKTDEVLKMAEGKTETE